The DNA window GAAGAAGCAAAAATTAGATTTACAAATGATTTTTATCCTAATCAACTATTATTATCGGATAAAACATTAATGGTTATTGGTCAAAAAAATAATATACCTCTTGTAATAGAAGAGGATAATACAGAAGAAACGGAATCAAAAAGTACAAAAGAAATGAAGAAAATAGACCAACCAATAGATTCAATGACGACAGTGTATTTCTATGATATTTCCAATCCAAAACATCCTCAACTACTAAGAGAAATTGCGACAGAGGGGTATATGGTTGGTGCGCGTTTGACGGATAACGTACTCTATTACGTAACATCTGTTTATCCAAGATACTCGATTATGGAAGGAAATGAAGATGTAGAGCTTCGTCCATATACACATGATTCTAGTAGGTATTTGTTACCGAAGCCTCTGAGCTATTCAAATATCTCTATTTTACCGAGTACTTTAGTAGCCAATTATAGTGTCATTACAGCTATTGACGTAGAAAATTTGTTGGAAAATAAAGTGATAACGAAAGCATATTTAGGCGGAAGTGAACAACTATACATGTCACAAGACAACTTATATTTAACTTCTACTTATTATGATTCATCTAACACGAATCAAAATGCCCGGGAAATGATTTGGAATCCAGGTAAAATGGATACAGAAGTATTTAAATTTGCTCTGAATAATACGTCTGTAGAATTCGTAGGATCAAGTCGTTTAAGTGGAACGATACTAAATCAGTTTTCAATGGATGAACATGATGGATATTTCCGAGTAGTAACGACGAAAGGTAACCGATGGGATGAAAATGAGGTTTCAGAAAACAATTTGTTTATATTAGATAAAAAAATGAAACAAGTTGGATCCTTAACAGGTTTAGCGAAAGACGAAAGAATTTATTCCGCGAGATTTATGGGAGATAAAGCATATATGGTGACATTCAAGGAAACAGATCCGCTATTTGTAATTGATGTCGCAACTCCATCAGCACCAAAAGTATTGGGAGAATTAAAAATTCCTGGGTTTAGCAACTATTTACATCCATTAGATGAAACCCACTTAATAGGATTTGGCTATGAAACAAAAGTAGTTCCACAAGAAGGAAGTAAAGAACCACTTATCATGACAGAAGGAATGAAAATATCTTTATTTGATGTAACGGATCTTGCAAACCCGAAAGAATTGGACACAGAAATAATAGGTGAACAAGGAACTTATTCAGCGATTCAACATGATCACCGTGCACTGTTCCAACATCGGGATAAAAATTTATACGGCTTTCCACTTTCGATATATGGGAAAGAAGAAGGGCAAGAATATAATCAATTTAAACAAGATGGTGCATTAATATATGAAATAAC is part of the Psychrobacillus sp. FSL H8-0483 genome and encodes:
- a CDS encoding beta-propeller domain-containing protein gives rise to the protein MKKWIISIIALCLLIAVGMFYSTKQSVNAHNVVLSNQVFNATFSSAISNADWEKGDIYVKNQQGKKIDVDYELSDNGKYIEIPGLSEGTYTMFMKKKYGMGKTRVQFNVFEDIQPVNSRAELTAYFDLVKKVQGNGKEDLVTTETEESSVLSVEAKDSSSSRGGDYSTTNNQVEGVDEADMVKTNGSHIFSISENNVVIVNVKDSVNMKEEAKIRFTNDFYPNQLLLSDKTLMVIGQKNNIPLVIEEDNTEETESKSTKEMKKIDQPIDSMTTVYFYDISNPKHPQLLREIATEGYMVGARLTDNVLYYVTSVYPRYSIMEGNEDVELRPYTHDSSRYLLPKPLSYSNISILPSTLVANYSVITAIDVENLLENKVITKAYLGGSEQLYMSQDNLYLTSTYYDSSNTNQNAREMIWNPGKMDTEVFKFALNNTSVEFVGSSRLSGTILNQFSMDEHDGYFRVVTTKGNRWDENEVSENNLFILDKKMKQVGSLTGLAKDERIYSARFMGDKAYMVTFKETDPLFVIDVATPSAPKVLGELKIPGFSNYLHPLDETHLIGFGYETKVVPQEGSKEPLIMTEGMKISLFDVTDLANPKELDTEIIGEQGTYSAIQHDHRALFQHRDKNLYGFPLSIYGKEEGQEYNQFKQDGALIYEITPEKGIVLKGDLLKPENPAQLYEDWEEMIQRILYVEDSLYTIAMKEIKRYNLNTYEEIGKLAY